AAATTGAGGAACAGTCATGCTAACTCCAGTTAAAAGTGAGATTGAGTAAAGAATCATCTTGTTGTTAGTTGCATTTGTAATAGTGTTGTAGTAGTTTTTGATCTCCTCAAAAGTAAACTTATAGTAGAAAGGTGTTACAGCAGAAAGAGCGTCATACCCTAAATCAGTTGCATACTTTCCTAACTCTACAGCTTCATTCAGATCTAAAGATCCAACTTGAGCGATCATAGCGATCTCTCCTTTACACTCATCCATAGCGATTTCGAATATTCTTTTCTTAACCTCAGTAGGTAACATAAAGTTTTCCCCTGTACTTCCACCAACGTATAATCCATCCACTTTCATCTTGTCGATGTTATGTCTAACAGTCTCTCTTATTCCCTTTTCGTCGATATTTCCATCCTTGTCAAAAGCTATAAGTAGTGCTGAGAAAATCCCTTTTAATCTATCCATAATCAAACAACTCCCCTTTTTAGTTCTGTACGCTTTCTAGATGTTTCCAACTATGAACGCGTGAACATTTTTTATTTGAGTCTAGAATAATCCTTTTTTTTCGAAAAGTCAACAAAAATTTTATAAATTTTTTAAAAGTTTTTTTTGCAATTAAAAAATCCCTTATTTTACAAGGGATTTAAAAGCGACAATCGGTTTTATAAATTGATGCTCAACAGATTTTCTATTTTTATATAGAGTTTCAAACATAATTTTTCCAGCTGTGTAACCGATAGTTGAGAACTGCTCGTTTATAGAAGCGTATATAACTTCATTTCTAACGTAGTCGTTCACCTCAGGATTTCCAGCTATTCCAACTATTTTGTAGTCATTTTCAGGATGTAGTAGCTCGCTATTTTTCTTTATAATTTCAAGTGTGTATCTATTTGAGAAAATCCCCCTGATATCCTCAGTCAGATACTTTTTCAAAAAATTGTGAGAGTTTAAAATATCTTTTTTCGCTTCGACAACTCTTATGCTCTCTCTTTGAAGAGAAGATGTAAAACCTTTGTAGTACTCTTCAACTGAAACCTTATCCCCAGGGAATTTAAGTACTAATACTCTCTCTTTTTTTCTCAGAACTCCCCTCATAATATCCCCACTGATTTGACCACCCATGTAGTAGTTCGCTCCAACATGTGGGATAGATTCTGAAAGTACGTTGTCTAAAGAGAGAAACTTCACACGTTCATTTTCTAGAACTCTTTTCATAATCTCATTTTTTAAGAGTGGGGTGATTATAATCCCAGCAGGCGAAAGATTGTTTAATACCCAATCGAGTTCAGTGATTTGAGATTCAGGGTTATCGATAGAGGTTTCGACAATCTCTATTTTATAACCAAACCCTTTATTTTCACTTTGAAACTCTAAAAGCCCCTTTTTCAGCTCGTCACTGTAGTGGTTAACCACAGATTTTAAAAGAAAAACGTAGATGATTTTCTCATTTTTACTAGCTAGGGTACTGCTGATATAGTTTTTTTCATACCCATAAGCTTCGATAATTTTTAAAATTTTTTCACGTGTCGCAGCTTTAACATTTTCATCGTCATTTAAAACTCTAGAAACTGTTGCTCGACTCACTCCAGCTAATTTTGCAATATCCTCTTGCTTTAGCATAATATGTCCCTCCCTAAATATTCCTGCTTATATTATAAATCATTTTTTCTATTCTACAAAGAAAAATAAAATTGTTATATTTAAAAATAAATATTGACAAAATAGAACATATGATTTATCATCAAACCATAAAAACATTTATGAACGCGCGAACAAAATTCGGGAGGTAAAAAATGAGTTGGCATTGGTTTAACTGGGTAGTATTGGCATTTTACTTTTTAGCAATGGTTGGAATTGGGGTATATTTTTCAAAGAAGAATAGTTCAACTGAGGATTATTTCACGGCAAGCGGAAGAATTCCATCGTGGGTAACAGCGTGTAGTATATATGCAACTGCACTTTCATCAATATCATTTATAGCTATACCAGCTTCGGTTTTCAAAGGTGGAGCCATTATGGGGATGGCACCATTAGGAATTATTTTAATGGTTATTTGGGCTGCGATTGTGTTTGTACCATTTTTCAGAAGTATAAACGTAACGACAGCATATGAATATTTAGGAAAAAGATTTGACAATGGATTTAGATGGGTAGGAAGTTTATCATTTATTCTGTTCCATCTTATAAGAATGGCTGTGGTACTTTACTTACCAACACTAGCTTTAAAAGAAGCTCTGCCAGGTATAAATCCAACTCTTTTACTAGGAGCGGTTTCATTCCTTTGTGTTGTTTACACATCTATGGGAGGAATTGAAGCTGTAGTTTGGTCGGATGCGATTCAAACTATCATCCTACTTTTAGGAGCATTTTTAATCATAGTTATTGGATATAACGCTGCACCAGATGGTCTTTCAATGGCATTTAAAACTCTTACTGAAAATGGAAAAACTATTCCAGCTTCAGCTTGGAAGTTCTCATTGACTGGAACAACTTTTGTGGGGATTTTATTCGGTGGATTCTTCAACGCTATCTACTCATATGTGGGATCACAAGATATCGTTCAAAGATATAACACAACTAAAAATGATCACGAAGCAAAGAAAAGTTTATATATGAACGTTCCACTTCTTTGTATCAGTGTGTTGATCTTCTCGGGAATGGGAACAGCACTTTACCTATTCTTCAAATTTAAAGCTGTATTACCTGCAAATATAGATGGAAACGCTATCCTTCCATATTTCGTAATTAACTATATACCTGTTGGATTCTCAGGGGTTATCTTAGCTGCAATCTTTGCTGCTGCTCAATCGACAGTTTCATCGAGCTTAAACTCACTATCGACTTGTGTGACTTCAGATGTAGTAGCTCCTTTAAGAAAAAATCTAACAGATAAGGATAAACTAAATATTGCAAAAGCTGTGAGCTGGGGAGCTGGAATCATAAGTACAATTCTAGCTATCAGATTCTTACAAGCTGGGCAAGGAGATATGTTCTTATACTTCCAAGCTATAACTGGACTATTAGGAGGACCGATAGCTGGTCTGTTCTTAGTTGGAATCTTCAGTAGAAGAGTTGATAGTAGAGCTGCTTGGGTAGGATTCTTAATATCGGTATTAGTGGCTATATATATTGGAAACCCAGCGGGATTAGTTACAAAATTTGTTCCGGGGTACACAAAGCCAGCTGTATTTGAGTTACTGATTGCCTTTATTATAATGGCATCTTGTGTTATACCAGCTTGGTTAGCTTCATTCTTCTTCGGAAAAGCTGAGGATAAAAAGATTGCTGGATTGACATACTTCACATTTAGAAACAAAAAAGCTTCAAAAGAGTCAAAAGAATCAAAATAAAAGAGTTCATCAATAAAGGTTGATGAAACATCAATTAAGTTCTCATAAGGATTTACAAAAATCCCCAAAATATATTTAAATAAAAAAAGCTGTAGAAACTCATCTTCTACAGCTTTTCTTTTTAGTATTAATAAAGTTTTAGAGATATCGTAGAAACGAAGGCTCCAACGTATGAAACATTAAGAGATAGGTAGTCAGTGATATCATACCCAACTCCAACGTTTGCTCCTATTATGTAGTCTCCACCGATATTTGTGTTAAACTTAGATTTTTTTATAACCTCACCAGTCTCGTTGTCATAGATATAGTTCTCTTTCTCATATCCTTTTACAACTCCAACTCCAAGTGTGAAGTAGAAATCATTCAATTTTTCGAATGGTCTTAAGTACTTTCCAGCAGCTAAAACATATGAATCATTGTCAAAACTATTTTTAAAATATCCAAAGCTAATCCCAAAATCTTCTAGTGGTCTATATTCAAATCCAATTAGGTTAGTGTCGTTGTTGTAGATGTCATTGTCATTAGTATGAGTCGTATAGATACTTCCAATAAGTCTCAATTCAGGTTTAAATATCTTTACTTCAGATACCTCTTCTAAAGTTACACTCTCTTCAAATGTAATCTCATTTTTAGTGTCTAAAGGAGCAGCTAAGGTGTTTATCTCTTTCCCGAAAGTTAAACTCCCTAAAACACAAAGTGTTGTCATAAGTTTTGTTACAAATTTAATTCTAATCCCTCCTAGTACAAAAGTTGTTATTTTTTTCACACGTTAAACATGCACTATATTATACATGATAATATGTTAATCGTCTACAAATCTAAAAAGAAATAGCGAGATATATAAAATTACAACTCCTTGACTTTTAACTCTAGTAACTATATTATATTTGTTTTTTACTATATTATTAGTGAACTAGGAGGAGCATTGAAACGTTATATTGGAGCGTTAAATTTTTTATTTATTTTTTTAGTTTTCAGTACCTTGTGATTCGATGTACCACTTAATAGTTTCAATTGTTGCTCCACCAGTGCTAAGTATGCAGTAAGAATTACTCCAAAATACGGGTTTCCAATAGTAGGCTCTTAAATAATCAGAATGTTTTTTTCTAATTAATCTCGAAGAAACAGTTTTAAATGTATTTACTAATTTAGCGAGTTCCACTTGTGGTGGACATTCGAATAATATATGTAAATGGTCTTCTTCTCCATTCACCTCCAAAACACTACCACCTTTAACACTTAACAATCTTTTTGATATTTCTTTTAGATCTTCTAAAATTTCATTATTAATACATTTTCTACGATATTTTGTAATTACAACTAAATGATATGTTAAGTTATATATAGAATGTCTATTCTTTTTAAATTCTACAGTCATCAATCATTACTCTCCTTTACAACTAATATGAAATGTGATATAATCATACCACATAATTTTAAGTTTGAGGAGGTGTTAACTATGAAGAAATATAATTTAGCTTTTAAATATAGAATATATCCTAATGAAACTCAAGCTAATACAATCAATGCAACTTTTGGTTGTACTAGACTTGTGTATAATAGATTTTTAGCTCAGAGAAAAGAACTCTATGAATCTGAGAAGAAATCAGTAACTTACAATACTCAAGCGAAAGAATTGCCGCTACTTAAAAATGAATTACTATTTTTGAAAGATGTAGACTCAATCGCATTACAACAATCTCTTAAAAACTTAGATGCAGCATATAAGAATTTTTTTCAGAAAAGAGCTGATTTTCCGAAATTCAAATCTAAAAAATCTAGTAGAAAATCATATAATACTGTTTCTACAAATGGAAATATTAGAATTGAGGGCAATTCTATAAAACTTCCTAAGCTAGGTTTAGTTAAAATTAAATTTCATAGAGCGATACCTCAAAATTATGTAATCAAATCAGCCACTATTAGCCAAGAACCTAATGGGGC
This genomic window from Cetobacterium sp. ZOR0034 contains:
- a CDS encoding N-acetylneuraminate lyase, whose protein sequence is MDRLKGIFSALLIAFDKDGNIDEKGIRETVRHNIDKMKVDGLYVGGSTGENFMLPTEVKKRIFEIAMDECKGEIAMIAQVGSLDLNEAVELGKYATDLGYDALSAVTPFYYKFTFEEIKNYYNTITNATNNKMILYSISLLTGVSMTVPQFAELFENENIIGVKFTEGNFFLMERLRHAFPDKLLYSGFDEMLLSATVLNVDGAIGSTYNVNGLNAKKIFTLAKEGKIDEARELQRKANDMIEAVIGNGLFQTLKELLKCQGVSAGFCKEPLGKLSPEKVERAKEIYKNYL
- a CDS encoding LacI family DNA-binding transcriptional regulator, coding for MFREGHIMLKQEDIAKLAGVSRATVSRVLNDDENVKAATREKILKIIEAYGYEKNYISSTLASKNEKIIYVFLLKSVVNHYSDELKKGLLEFQSENKGFGYKIEIVETSIDNPESQITELDWVLNNLSPAGIIITPLLKNEIMKRVLENERVKFLSLDNVLSESIPHVGANYYMGGQISGDIMRGVLRKKERVLVLKFPGDKVSVEEYYKGFTSSLQRESIRVVEAKKDILNSHNFLKKYLTEDIRGIFSNRYTLEIIKKNSELLHPENDYKIVGIAGNPEVNDYVRNEVIYASINEQFSTIGYTAGKIMFETLYKNRKSVEHQFIKPIVAFKSLVK
- a CDS encoding sodium:solute symporter, yielding MSWHWFNWVVLAFYFLAMVGIGVYFSKKNSSTEDYFTASGRIPSWVTACSIYATALSSISFIAIPASVFKGGAIMGMAPLGIILMVIWAAIVFVPFFRSINVTTAYEYLGKRFDNGFRWVGSLSFILFHLIRMAVVLYLPTLALKEALPGINPTLLLGAVSFLCVVYTSMGGIEAVVWSDAIQTIILLLGAFLIIVIGYNAAPDGLSMAFKTLTENGKTIPASAWKFSLTGTTFVGILFGGFFNAIYSYVGSQDIVQRYNTTKNDHEAKKSLYMNVPLLCISVLIFSGMGTALYLFFKFKAVLPANIDGNAILPYFVINYIPVGFSGVILAAIFAAAQSTVSSSLNSLSTCVTSDVVAPLRKNLTDKDKLNIAKAVSWGAGIISTILAIRFLQAGQGDMFLYFQAITGLLGGPIAGLFLVGIFSRRVDSRAAWVGFLISVLVAIYIGNPAGLVTKFVPGYTKPAVFELLIAFIIMASCVIPAWLASFFFGKAEDKKIAGLTYFTFRNKKASKESKESK
- the tnpA gene encoding IS200/IS605 family transposase, producing MTVEFKKNRHSIYNLTYHLVVITKYRRKCINNEILEDLKEISKRLLSVKGGSVLEVNGEEDHLHILFECPPQVELAKLVNTFKTVSSRLIRKKHSDYLRAYYWKPVFWSNSYCILSTGGATIETIKWYIESQGTEN
- a CDS encoding RNA-guided endonuclease TnpB family protein, which encodes MKKYNLAFKYRIYPNETQANTINATFGCTRLVYNRFLAQRKELYESEKKSVTYNTQAKELPLLKNELLFLKDVDSIALQQSLKNLDAAYKNFFQKRADFPKFKSKKSSRKSYNTVSTNGNIRIEGNSIKLPKLGLVKIKFHRAIPQNYVIKSATISQEPNGAFYVSVLTEFVADIVPVPSDNNIVGLDFSMKELFVSSEDQRADYP